Below is a genomic region from Echinicola rosea.
GCACTATACGTCCAGTTTACCTAGACCATTTCCCCCTTGACTTCTACTATTCCTTTTCTTCAGCAACCAGACATCCCGTCGCATCATGCAACATAATCGACCTGATATTGGGTTTGAACAATGCATTAAATCAAACGAAATACCTAACACTTTCTTAAGAATATGATTTAAATCATGGCCATTTACTTTAAAAAAATCATTTTTATTTGTTCATTTACAAGTGAAAACTAGGTAAAAATACCTAAAAGTACATAATCCCTAATTATTATCTACACGGAAGAGGGGAACGGACATCAACATGTGCCTAAAACGGAAACACCAACTCCCAATAGGCTTCTTACCGAAAAATAAAGCGGCATTGAAATTGTTAATGTAGCTGAGAACCTCTCCAACTTATTTTATGGTTGAAATTGTAATTATTGAAAAGGACCTTGATCTGGCCGACAATATTTGTGAAATCCTTAAATATGGTAATTTCACTCCTGTCGCCCTTAAAACAATCCCTGAAAGCCTGGACATTGACAAGCTTAATCCCTCGCTGTTTATCGTTGGAGAAGAGGATAAAAATGACCAACAACTTATGGGAAGAATAAGCAAATTGTGTAACCATTTCCACTGTCCAGTAGTAGTGCTTTCTTCCGGCCTGTATTCAGCTTATGAAAATCCACACGCTGCCTGCACCCTAAAAACTGCAACTGTAAACAAACCCTTTACTTTCCGGTCATTGCACTCCGCTGTCAATAGGCTACTTAAGGAGCAAGGTGCTAAAACGACCATGTGCATTAGCTGAGGAATAAGGCCTTGATTTTTTTTCAAAACCGAAAGAAGGCTGAAGCGTAGCCACTCCAGCCTTCTTTTCAGGCAATCCTTGTCCACAGGAAAAGGGCTGCCATCAATTAACAAAAACCCAAATAACGAATTAATTATCTTTAACGAAGACGTTTACCCATCTGGTCATGGTGTGGCCTTCCTTATCTTCTACATTGACTTTTACGGCAGCCAGTCCTGCTTCTACAGGTGTAAAGATCAAGTGATCATCCTGGATGGTAAAAGGCTGGTCTTTTTGCTCTTCCAGTGAATAGTGAAGTCCATCTTCAAATCCCTTGAACAGTGGTTTGAGGGCCAGGTTCAGGGCATCACCTTTCTCCATAAAGTAATGCGGCCTGGACATCCAATCCAAATATTCGTCTAGCTGGGTAAAACCATCGCGGTCTTTATCCTGGTTGGCATCCGAAAAGTCACCATGATCACTGTTAGGATTCAGTCCTTTGGCTTCCTCCCACCAATCAGGCAAGCCGTCTTGATCGCTATCCCAGTTTTCGGGACGCTTCACCTCAGGATAATCTTCCCATCCCCCTACATCCTTCTCCGTATCCGGCATTCCGGGAATGCCGCTTAAGCTGCCTTTGTAAGTATAGGTACTGTCCAAGGTTTCTTGGATGATCCTTTGGTCATGATCATCTAACACTGGCTGGTTGGCACCGACATCTGACAATACGATTTTATATGCTTCCCTAGCGGGCTGCGTGGTAATGTGTGATGGAAAAAAGGGTTCGTCCACAAAGCCTTCATATTTCTTGTAATCTCCATTATGATAGCGCTCTCTTCTTCCTTCTTCCTGATTATCTTCGTCAAAATAACCCGGCATCACGTTACCGGAAAAATACCCCCGCTGTGTCCCCAGCCCTACACCTTCATGATCGATGGTCAAGGCGATAAAATGCTTGGTACCCGGGCCTGGTTTATAGTAATTGTTGACAAAATTCACCTCATGGGACCCGCCATCTGTCGTCCTGCTTCCCCAGTTGTAAACCACATTGTTCCGAATATCCAATTTACCTTTGTAGTAAGCATTGCCATCCAGTCCACTGCCCATACTCCAGTTTCTGCCATAGTTATGAGCCAACAAATTATGGTGGAAACTCCCAATATCACCACCGATCGTGGCCGCATATCCGTGCATTTTCCCCTGTTCGTATTTACTATGGTCGGCTACATTGAGGGCTTCGGCGATCAAAGTTTTCTGTAGGGTAATATGATGCGCTCCCCGCGAACTAAAGGATTCATCGATCGTCCACCGGATGGAACAATGATCAATAATGCTATAGTTGGCACCTGTAAGTCCCATACCGTCAAAGGTACGTCCCGAACCGATGCCTACTCGAAGAAAACGGGCCACCCCATCATCACCGGTGATGCCCAATGGCGCCCTTTTGATCATAATTCCTTTTCCAGGAGCCGTTTGTCCTGCAATCGTCACATAGGGCTGGTTGGAAACCAATCTGGACTTAAGCTCAATCGTCCCTCCCACCGCAAAAACAATGGTTCTTGGGCCTATATCATTGGTCACCGCTTCCCGCAAGCTTCCCGGACCGCTGTCGTTAAGGTTGGTCACGATGACCACTTTGCCACCTCTACCACCACGCGCGTAGCGACCATATCCTTCCGCTCCTCGAAATGCCAACTGGGCTGGCCTGAAATACCACACATTTCCTTTGGTGATCTCCCCGGACGGACCTACTTCGTCCACCCTCCAATAATAGGTATCCATGCTGTAGAGATCATTCACCTGATATTCGTTTGCTGTAAGTTCTCCTTGGTAAGCATCATCTTGGGGAGTAGCCTTCGATACGGATGTTTTTGACGTACCGAAATACAGCTGGTGCTTCACGCCTCTTTCGGCAGGTTCCCATTTCAGCGTTACACCACTGTCCGCTTCCACGTGTTCGTCACCATCTTCAGGCACCGGATTTTTTGCTTGCTTTTTTATATCGGGCCTGTTCAGCTCAAACCCATTCCAAACCAAGGCCGCAGCATTGGTTTGGTCTTTGGGATCGTTCACCATCCTGATGGTCACTGCTTCACCTGCTGCTACTTCAAATGTCAAGTACGCTGTAGCCGTGACAGCCCTGCTATCTGCCCTATTACTGGGCATCAGGTCATCCATCTGCAATTCATCATTGACATAAATATCAATAGGAGAAAACGTATGGTTTTCCGGATTGTCAAACGTATTGTAAAAATTCATCAGGGTATGCTTCCCGGCCGGAAGTCCATCGATGGTCAAGATTATCTCTTCATTGGCCACCACTCCGTCATTGCTTAGGCGAGCGTAAAAGGGGGCTTGGACACCTGCCTTATACCAACTGGAATGTAGTCCGTCACCGCTTACGGTAAAGGTTATATCGGAAAAATCAGCTTCTGCTTTATTTCCTTCTTCCACTACCCAGGAAGTGTATCCAGGCTCGTTCACCTCTCCTAACTTCCTTCCTCCAAAATCAAAATCAACTTTTAACGCTGGCGACTGTGCATAGCCGTGGGTAGCCATAAGTCCTAAAATGGCCAAGCATACCCATTGATAAAAATACGCTCGTAAAGGTGCAATCGTTCGCTTCATCATCATGCTATTGGTTATTTTTGGTGTTGGACGCTTCCTGATTAAGGCAATAATCGGCATCCACTAGCTTTAAGAACTGCTTGAAAGTACTATCTATTTTTCCCTTAAATGAGTGTATTTCTGCCAAAATGGATATTTGTCCACTGAATCGGGAAATAAAGTGGCCGAATGATCAATGAAGAATTCTACCCGCATTATCAATGCCGTTTAGTTAAGGGGATTTCCTTCTTTTCATATACCTAAAAGTCCTTTTTTTGATTGACTTTGACTGGGGAAACCTGATCATCCTGGTGGATTTTATCCTTTCCCTTTTTTCCATTGATGAAAAAAGAAAGAAAAAAATCTAGGCCGGTGGTCTGCCCTTTAAAATGGGACATGGATTTACCCTGCGACGTGGATCCGTCACCCATTTTAATTTCCACCCGATGGCTACGGCCTAAAAGCGAGTGGGTCTCGCTGTTCCACGACGCGAGCCAACTCACTTTCTTAACGGCCTCCACCATCGGCTGGAAAACAGGCATACCAAGGGCCGTCAAAAGGAAGCGATACCTTTTTGGGACTTATTAACCTCAGTTCGATTTTAAAATCGTCACTGCGAGGCTTAGAGGGAGATATGAGGGGTGGAAGCCGTGGCAGTCTCCGTATTTCAGGATTGCCACCCCCTTTTCCAACCCACATCTTCCTTAAAAGGGTTCGCAACGATTTTAATACAAAAATTAAGTCGAGCTCAGGTTATTAACTGAATCCGCCTTGCAGCTATTGGGCGTTAAGAAATTAAAAAGCGGGTGGGCAAAAAGGCAGGCTTGTTTGACGAAATACTAGCCAAAAATAATGTTGGCTGCTAGAAAAGGAGGAGTTTGCCTGCATGAGGGAAGGTTTTAATTTTAGCCCAATAGCTGCACACCTGTGCGCCGTGGCGTAGCGGCGGGGTTTTTGGGTTACTTTTTTGACCTGAAGCAAAAAAGTGACAAAGGTATAGAGGTGAAGACCATCTTTGAATTTAGCAGAAAAATAATAGAACCAATATTTCCAAATTCACACTAACTAAAGGACATTGCCCGCATTATGCACTAGCCTATCTATTGCGACCTGACACTACTTCAAAATCAGTCGCTTCGCTGCTGTTTTCGATTCTACCAAGCGGCAGACAGATTCACCATCAGCCGCGACGGATGATTCAATCTCCAAACAGCCTGATTTGTAAGCGTCCTGCATAAAGCGGGTTGAAGAGAAACAATTTTCGTGTAGGCCTAGCTATCATCCGTGCCGATGGCACTCCTTCGGGAGGATGAGGAGCGCTTAAGCTCCTGCGGATGAATCCGCAGGTTACTAAATTAATCGTGCCGCTGGCACTTTGCCCCGATTTGTACATTGGAAACCGCAAGAAAAGCTGAAAGCACAAACAAACTGTTTCAGATCACAAAGGAGGGGCTAATGCCTGCTTCTGGTATTTCAGCTTCCTGACATCCCGATTCAGCAAGGCCCTGTCCCTGTTAGAAGATTTTCCTTTGCCGATAGCTATTCTTTTACTTTACTTCATACATTCGTAAATCCAAAATGTATATCCGATTGATCCATATCCGGTCTTTTTTATTATGCGTGGCATCCTTTTTCCTCCCTGCCCAACTACAGGCACAACAGGAAGCTTTTATCTATGGGGAAGTAGAGCTTCGGAATGAAACCAAGCTAAAAGGGAAAATTACTTGGAGTGCTGGTCAAAGCCTCTGGGTGGACCTATTGGTAGCCGAAAAAAAGGACAACACCATCCTCGAACACCTTAGCCAGGATGATATCCCTCACCTCAGTGCAGGAGAAAAAAAAGCAGAATGGGGATTTATGGCCCTTTGGAAAAACCAATACCCTTCTCGCAAACTGACCTTCCGAAGCCAATTTGGGAACATCCTGGAAATTATGGTCACCGGAGATGATGATGCGACGATCGTACTGAAAAACCATGAAAACATCCGGATATTTTTAAATGATGACCAGGAATATGCCCACCAACTGGGCGAAACCATCACCGTTCAGGTCGAAAGCGGAGAAAAGAAGCCGCTCTCATGGAAAACAATCGAACGCATCAGGTTTCGAAAAACACCTGCAAACCTACCGAATTTTGAAAGCAAGCCGCTTTACGGCCTTGTAACCACCAGAACAGGTTATGCCTACCAAGGCTTGGTCAAGTGGGACATGAACGAACACCTCGATGACCAGTACCTGGACGGCACCACCATCGATGACCGCAGTGCACGCTACCACTTTTATGAGGTGAAATCCATTCGTCCAAAAAACAAAGGCTCCCTTATCCAATTACAATCCAACAAAGAAATTTACCTCCACGAACTGACCAATGTAACCAATAAAAATGCAGGCATCCAAATACGCAATCCCCATTGGGGTCAGATAGCGCTGAAATGGGGTGATTTTAAAACCGCCCATTTCACTCCCTATCCGACCGAAACAGGATTTGGTTATGATGATTTTGAGACCCCCAGTGCACTCTACGGCACTGTCAAATTAAAAAGTGGACAGGAAATCACCGGATCCATATACTATGACCTCGATGAACACTGGAACATCGAAACCCTGGATGGTTGGGCGCAAGGTGGTGGTCTAAGGCAAGTCCCTTTCTCATTGATCAAGGAAATTTACCCGGTAAGTGATACCCATACAGCAGCGATCTTGGTCGATGATGAGAAAATTATTCTTGGAGAACGAAGCGATGTGGACCAAAACAATTGGGGCATCATGATCAGGTCAACGGACGGCCAGTTCAGCTATGTGCCGTGGCAAAATTTGCGCAAGCTAACATTTGATCACTAAAGGGCTTTTAGTACTTTTTCGATGCAAAGATTTAAATTGCACCACAATTCAGTTAAATTTTCTTCGATCTGGATGGAAATGAAAAAGGTGTTTAAAAACAAAAAATGGGTTATCGCTATGGCTGCAACCGCAATACTGCCCGTAATGGGCATGTTTGCACTTGGCGAAAACAGCTATGCAGCTGCCTTGCTGTGGATCATTGCTGTCCTGGCCCTACTGATCTGGGGAAACATCAAAATCCATCAGCTTCTGGACAAGATACACCCGTGGGGAAAACTGCCTCTCCGTCGGTTTTTGACCCAGTTTTTGGTCAGTGGGATCTATTCTCTGATTTGCATCAACGTTTGCTATTATTTTCTCAAAACACTCTTTATCGGATTGCCTCCTGATGGTGAGCAAATGCTTCTTTTGAACATTTATGGTCTGCTCTTTTACATCCCGGTAATGTCCATAAATTTTGGAGTTTTCTTTATGCAAAGGTGGAAAAAAGCCACGCTCAGGACCGAGCAACTCCAAGCTGAAAATCTCAAAAGCCGCTTGGAATCCCTGAAAATGCACATAGATCCCCACTTTTTGTTCAACAACCTGAATGTACTTTCCTCATTGATCGATATAGATACGGAGAATGCTCACAGGTTTCTGGACAAATTCGCGGAAGTTTACCGTTATGTCCTCCAACATCGTGATGAGGAGCTAGTAGAACTGGATACGGAAATCGCCTTCATCCACTCCTATATTTACCTCTTCCAGCAGCGTCTAAATCGACAATTGAACATCTCCATTGACTATCGTCCCTCCAAGGTTACCCATTACATTCCTACCTTGGCGGTGCAAATGCTACTGGAAAATGCCATCAAACACAATGTCGCTACCGCATCCCAGCCATTGGCCATTGAGATTTATAGGGATGGCGACCGATATATCATCGTAGAAAACACCTACCAGCCCAAACAACAGGAAGGAGGCTCCTTGCCAAAATCGGGCCTGGACAACATTATTAAAAGATTGGCCTATTTCTCCGATGAAGAAATGGTCATCTCCCAAAGTGATACTAAATTTACCGTTAAACTGCCCCTTCTGCAAGTGTCAAGTCAACGCTTAAATGACGGGTAAGGCAGAAGTGTATTTTGGACAAGATCAGGGCCCGAAAAACACCTATCCGTTGTAAGGGAAGTCTTTTTGTAACACAGAGATAGGCTAAAAGACGCACCCGATTACACGGAGGTTTAGGCCTGCTTGCCGACAAAGGCAGGATTGACTTGACACTTGGGGATAGCCGTATAGGGCAACATTACTAATTAACCAAAACCAATATCAAACCCATCCATTATGAAGGTACTGATCGTAGAAGATGAGGATTTAGCAGCAGCCAAATTGACGAAAATGCTGGAAAAATATGACAGCTCGATACGGATTTTGGGAAACCTTACCTCTGTAAAGGACACCGTCCAATGGCTCCGACAAAATGCGGCACCTGACCTGATCATGATGGACATTCGTATCGATGATGGTGTGTGCTTTGAGATATTCCAAGAAGTGGAGGTTACCAGCCCCGTGATCTTTACCACCGCTTACGATCAATATGCCATCAAGGCCTTTCAAGTCCACAGCATTGATTACCTGCTGAAGCCGTTTTCTTATGAAAAATTGGAAAAGAGCTTGGAAAAACTAAAAAAAATCAACCAAAATCCGCCCACAGCCTCCCCTACGGTCAAGGTAGAGGAACTGCTTCAGGCATTACAACGTAATGAACCTTCTTATAAATCCCGTTTTTTGGTCAAAGCAGGTACAAAAATCCGTTCCGTAAAAACAGAAGACATCGCTTACATCTATACCGACAGGAAGCTGAATATCCTGGTCACCAACACTGGTGACCGCTATCCTCTCGACCAATCATTAGATGAACTCTCCCAAGTGCTGGATCCTGACATCTTTTTTAGGGCAAATCGGCAACTGGTCCTTCATATTGATGCGGTATCCACCATCCACCCCTATTTCAAAGGGCGCGTAAAGCTAGACCTTGATCCACCGCTTGACGCTGAAATCATCATCAGCAGCGAAAAGACACCTGACTTCAAAGCTTGGCTGGACAAGTAGTCATTTTGTGAGAAGTGTGTGAGTCTTGCGTATTGAGATATCAGTCCTGAGACTTGAGACAAATGGCGATTGTATTTGGTATTGGGCAATTTGGATGTGCTGGGTCTCTGTCCCTCCACTTAAAAAAAGGAGCTGCCATGGGTGACCACCGGCTAAGCTCATGCACCCTTAACTTTTCCTGATCAGGTTTCGGTTACCTTCCGGAATCCTTGTCGATAAAAATCAAGAAGATA
It encodes:
- a CDS encoding LytR/AlgR family response regulator transcription factor, producing MKVLIVEDEDLAAAKLTKMLEKYDSSIRILGNLTSVKDTVQWLRQNAAPDLIMMDIRIDDGVCFEIFQEVEVTSPVIFTTAYDQYAIKAFQVHSIDYLLKPFSYEKLEKSLEKLKKINQNPPTASPTVKVEELLQALQRNEPSYKSRFLVKAGTKIRSVKTEDIAYIYTDRKLNILVTNTGDRYPLDQSLDELSQVLDPDIFFRANRQLVLHIDAVSTIHPYFKGRVKLDLDPPLDAEIIISSEKTPDFKAWLDK
- a CDS encoding T9SS C-terminal target domain-containing protein; the encoded protein is MMMKRTIAPLRAYFYQWVCLAILGLMATHGYAQSPALKVDFDFGGRKLGEVNEPGYTSWVVEEGNKAEADFSDITFTVSGDGLHSSWYKAGVQAPFYARLSNDGVVANEEIILTIDGLPAGKHTLMNFYNTFDNPENHTFSPIDIYVNDELQMDDLMPSNRADSRAVTATAYLTFEVAAGEAVTIRMVNDPKDQTNAAALVWNGFELNRPDIKKQAKNPVPEDGDEHVEADSGVTLKWEPAERGVKHQLYFGTSKTSVSKATPQDDAYQGELTANEYQVNDLYSMDTYYWRVDEVGPSGEITKGNVWYFRPAQLAFRGAEGYGRYARGGRGGKVVIVTNLNDSGPGSLREAVTNDIGPRTIVFAVGGTIELKSRLVSNQPYVTIAGQTAPGKGIMIKRAPLGITGDDGVARFLRVGIGSGRTFDGMGLTGANYSIIDHCSIRWTIDESFSSRGAHHITLQKTLIAEALNVADHSKYEQGKMHGYAATIGGDIGSFHHNLLAHNYGRNWSMGSGLDGNAYYKGKLDIRNNVVYNWGSRTTDGGSHEVNFVNNYYKPGPGTKHFIALTIDHEGVGLGTQRGYFSGNVMPGYFDEDNQEEGRRERYHNGDYKKYEGFVDEPFFPSHITTQPAREAYKIVLSDVGANQPVLDDHDQRIIQETLDSTYTYKGSLSGIPGMPDTEKDVGGWEDYPEVKRPENWDSDQDGLPDWWEEAKGLNPNSDHGDFSDANQDKDRDGFTQLDEYLDWMSRPHYFMEKGDALNLALKPLFKGFEDGLHYSLEEQKDQPFTIQDDHLIFTPVEAGLAAVKVNVEDKEGHTMTRWVNVFVKDN
- a CDS encoding sensor histidine kinase: MAATAILPVMGMFALGENSYAAALLWIIAVLALLIWGNIKIHQLLDKIHPWGKLPLRRFLTQFLVSGIYSLICINVCYYFLKTLFIGLPPDGEQMLLLNIYGLLFYIPVMSINFGVFFMQRWKKATLRTEQLQAENLKSRLESLKMHIDPHFLFNNLNVLSSLIDIDTENAHRFLDKFAEVYRYVLQHRDEELVELDTEIAFIHSYIYLFQQRLNRQLNISIDYRPSKVTHYIPTLAVQMLLENAIKHNVATASQPLAIEIYRDGDRYIIVENTYQPKQQEGGSLPKSGLDNIIKRLAYFSDEEMVISQSDTKFTVKLPLLQVSSQRLNDG